One Solea senegalensis isolate Sse05_10M linkage group LG3, IFAPA_SoseM_1, whole genome shotgun sequence genomic window carries:
- the LOC122766442 gene encoding uncharacterized protein LOC122766442 isoform X1, which translates to MMTSPNFVFLVAYLLFGKLAETNPLVLSTTAHQDIGFISANVGDNVTLSCLFTVDDLKLYWYKQTLGQKPQLVCIVETSGASGRPHSNCNEFRQNPRVSFQTDAGLNHLIISDVQLSDSATYFCVVGHSRWLKFQEVITVSVEGSRWNLHPLVHQSESQRLQPGDSVTLNCTVHTGACAGGEHSVYWLKNSQEPHHGTIYTKGNRSEQCERKPNTQTHTCVYKLPMNSVNLSHAGTYYCAVAACGHILFGNGTKLDFKVSPFADQSSMYIMAGALTFTTLLSILLAFLLYKRDKCSESCAQLSARSTSNEEGNRDGDNVHYAALSVHLPNRSRRQMDNAKNESMYSSVRH; encoded by the exons ATGATGACATCTCCAAACTTTGTCTTCTTAGTGGCTTATTTGCTCTTTGGGAAACTGG CTGAGACGAACCCTCTTGTTCTGTCCACAACTGCTCATCAAGACATTGGATTTATATCAGCTAATGTTGGTGACAACGTgactttgtcatgtttattcACTGTGGATGATTTGAAACTTTACTGGTACAAGCAAACACTGGGTCAGAAGCCACAGCTTGTCTGTATCGTAGAAACGTCAGGTGCAAGTGGCCGACCGCACAGTAATTGTAATGAGTTTAGACAAAATCCACGCGTCTCATTTCAAACTGATGCTGGTTTGAATCACTTAATCATTTCTGATGTTCAACTTTCAGACTCAGCGACTTACTTTTGTGTAGTCGGTCACTCACGTTGGCTTAAATTTCAAGAAGTTATCACTGTGAGTGTGGAGGGTTCAAGGTGGAATCTTCACCCTCTGGTCCATCAGTCAGAGTCACAAAGACTTCAGCCAGGAGATTCTGTCACTCTCAACTGTACAGTTCACACAGGAGCATGTGCTGGAGGAGAACACAGCGTTTACTGGCTCAAGAACTCTCAAGAACCTCACCATGGAACCATTTACACCAAAGGAAACAGAAGTGAacagtgtgagaggaaacccaacactcaaacacacacctgtgtctaCAAATTACCAATGAACAGTGTGAATCTCTCTCATGCTGGGACCTACTACTGTGCTGTCGCCGCATGTGGACATATACTGTTTGGGAACGGGACTAAACTGGACTTTAAGG TGTCTCCATTTGCAGACCAGTCATCAATGTATATCATGGCTGGAGCTTTGACATTCACCACCCTCCTGAGTATTTTACTGGCTTTCTTACTGTACAAGAGAGACAAATGTTCAG AGTCTTGTGCCCAATTATCAGCTCGCTCCACATCAAATGAAGAG GGAAACAGAGATGGAGACAATGTCCACTATGCTGCTTTAAGTGTCCACCTGCCTAACAGATCAAGAAGACAGATGGACAATGCAAAGAATGAAAGCATGTACTCCAGTGTTCGACATTAA
- the LOC122766443 gene encoding uncharacterized protein LOC122766443 isoform X2, protein MMTSPNFVFLVAYLLFGKLAETNPLVLSTTAHQDITFISANVGDNVSLSCLFTEYGDEQYWYKQTLGQKPQLICVVQTSGASGRTHTFYNDFEKNPHVSLQTDAGLNHLNISDVQLSDSATYFCVGVQSVWYEFKEVITVSVEGSRWNLHPLVHQSESQRLQPGDSVTLNCTVHTGACAGGEHSVYWLKNSQEPHHGTIYTKGDRSDQCERKPNTQTHTCVYKLPMNSVNLSHAGTYYCAVAACGHILFGNGTKLDFKDQSSMYIMAGALTFTTLLSILLAFLLYKRDKCSESCAQLSARSTSNEEGNRDGDNVHYAALSVHLPNRSRRQMDNANNECVYSSVRH, encoded by the exons ATGATGACATCTCCAAACTTTGTCTTCTTAGTGGCGTATTTGCTCTTTGGGAAACTGG CTGAGACGAACCCTCTTGTTCTGTCCACAACTGCTCATCAAGACATTACATTTATATCAGCTAATGTTGGTGACAACGtgtctttgtcatgtttattcACTGAGTATGGTGATGAGCAATACTGGTACAAGCAAACACTGGGTCAGAAGCCACAGCTTATCTGTGTCGTACAAACGTCAGGTGCAAGTGGCCGAACGCACACTTTTTATaatgattttgaaaaaaatccaCACGTCTCACTTCAAACTGATGCTGGTTTGAATCACTTAAACATTTCTGATGTTCAACTTTCAGACTCAGCGACTTACTTTTGTGTAGGCGTTCAGTCAGTTTGGTATGAATTTAAAGAAGTCATCACTGTGAGTGTGGAGGGTTCAAGGTGGAATCTTCACCCTCTGGTCCATCAGTCAGAGTCACAAAGACTTCAGCCAGGAGATTCTGTCACTCTCAACTGTACAGTTCACACAGGAGCATGTGCTGGAGGAGAACACAGCGTTTACTGGCTCAAGAACTCTCAAGAACCTCACCATGGAACCATTTACACCAAAGGAGACAGAAGTGAtcagtgtgagaggaaacccaacactcaaacacacacctgtgtctaCAAATTACCAATGAACAGTGTGAATCTCTCTCATGCTGGGACCTACTACTGTGCTGTCGCCGCATGTGGACATATACTGTTTGGGAACGGGACCAAACTGGACTTTAAGG ACCAGTCATCAATGTATATCATGGCTGGAGCTTTGACATTCACCACCCTCCTGAGTATTTTACTGGCTTTCTTACTGTACAAGAGAGACAAATGTTCAG AGTCTTGTGCCCAATTATCAGCTCGCTCCACATCAAATGAAGAG GGGAACAGAGATGGAGACAATGTCCATTATGCTGCTTTAAGTGTCCACCTGCCTAACAGATCAAGAAGACAGATGGACAATGCAAATAATGAATGCGTGTACTCCAGTGTTCGACATTAA
- the LOC122766443 gene encoding uncharacterized protein LOC122766443 isoform X1: MMTSPNFVFLVAYLLFGKLAETNPLVLSTTAHQDITFISANVGDNVSLSCLFTEYGDEQYWYKQTLGQKPQLICVVQTSGASGRTHTFYNDFEKNPHVSLQTDAGLNHLNISDVQLSDSATYFCVGVQSVWYEFKEVITVSVEGSRWNLHPLVHQSESQRLQPGDSVTLNCTVHTGACAGGEHSVYWLKNSQEPHHGTIYTKGDRSDQCERKPNTQTHTCVYKLPMNSVNLSHAGTYYCAVAACGHILFGNGTKLDFKVSPFADQSSMYIMAGALTFTTLLSILLAFLLYKRDKCSESCAQLSARSTSNEEGNRDGDNVHYAALSVHLPNRSRRQMDNANNECVYSSVRH, translated from the exons ATGATGACATCTCCAAACTTTGTCTTCTTAGTGGCGTATTTGCTCTTTGGGAAACTGG CTGAGACGAACCCTCTTGTTCTGTCCACAACTGCTCATCAAGACATTACATTTATATCAGCTAATGTTGGTGACAACGtgtctttgtcatgtttattcACTGAGTATGGTGATGAGCAATACTGGTACAAGCAAACACTGGGTCAGAAGCCACAGCTTATCTGTGTCGTACAAACGTCAGGTGCAAGTGGCCGAACGCACACTTTTTATaatgattttgaaaaaaatccaCACGTCTCACTTCAAACTGATGCTGGTTTGAATCACTTAAACATTTCTGATGTTCAACTTTCAGACTCAGCGACTTACTTTTGTGTAGGCGTTCAGTCAGTTTGGTATGAATTTAAAGAAGTCATCACTGTGAGTGTGGAGGGTTCAAGGTGGAATCTTCACCCTCTGGTCCATCAGTCAGAGTCACAAAGACTTCAGCCAGGAGATTCTGTCACTCTCAACTGTACAGTTCACACAGGAGCATGTGCTGGAGGAGAACACAGCGTTTACTGGCTCAAGAACTCTCAAGAACCTCACCATGGAACCATTTACACCAAAGGAGACAGAAGTGAtcagtgtgagaggaaacccaacactcaaacacacacctgtgtctaCAAATTACCAATGAACAGTGTGAATCTCTCTCATGCTGGGACCTACTACTGTGCTGTCGCCGCATGTGGACATATACTGTTTGGGAACGGGACCAAACTGGACTTTAAGG TGTCTCCATTTGCAGACCAGTCATCAATGTATATCATGGCTGGAGCTTTGACATTCACCACCCTCCTGAGTATTTTACTGGCTTTCTTACTGTACAAGAGAGACAAATGTTCAG AGTCTTGTGCCCAATTATCAGCTCGCTCCACATCAAATGAAGAG GGGAACAGAGATGGAGACAATGTCCATTATGCTGCTTTAAGTGTCCACCTGCCTAACAGATCAAGAAGACAGATGGACAATGCAAATAATGAATGCGTGTACTCCAGTGTTCGACATTAA
- the LOC122766442 gene encoding uncharacterized protein LOC122766442 isoform X2, translating to MMTSPNFVFLVAYLLFGKLAETNPLVLSTTAHQDIGFISANVGDNVTLSCLFTVDDLKLYWYKQTLGQKPQLVCIVETSGASGRPHSNCNEFRQNPRVSFQTDAGLNHLIISDVQLSDSATYFCVVGHSRWLKFQEVITVSVEGSRWNLHPLVHQSESQRLQPGDSVTLNCTVHTGACAGGEHSVYWLKNSQEPHHGTIYTKGNRSEQCERKPNTQTHTCVYKLPMNSVNLSHAGTYYCAVAACGHILFGNGTKLDFKDQSSMYIMAGALTFTTLLSILLAFLLYKRDKCSESCAQLSARSTSNEEGNRDGDNVHYAALSVHLPNRSRRQMDNAKNESMYSSVRH from the exons ATGATGACATCTCCAAACTTTGTCTTCTTAGTGGCTTATTTGCTCTTTGGGAAACTGG CTGAGACGAACCCTCTTGTTCTGTCCACAACTGCTCATCAAGACATTGGATTTATATCAGCTAATGTTGGTGACAACGTgactttgtcatgtttattcACTGTGGATGATTTGAAACTTTACTGGTACAAGCAAACACTGGGTCAGAAGCCACAGCTTGTCTGTATCGTAGAAACGTCAGGTGCAAGTGGCCGACCGCACAGTAATTGTAATGAGTTTAGACAAAATCCACGCGTCTCATTTCAAACTGATGCTGGTTTGAATCACTTAATCATTTCTGATGTTCAACTTTCAGACTCAGCGACTTACTTTTGTGTAGTCGGTCACTCACGTTGGCTTAAATTTCAAGAAGTTATCACTGTGAGTGTGGAGGGTTCAAGGTGGAATCTTCACCCTCTGGTCCATCAGTCAGAGTCACAAAGACTTCAGCCAGGAGATTCTGTCACTCTCAACTGTACAGTTCACACAGGAGCATGTGCTGGAGGAGAACACAGCGTTTACTGGCTCAAGAACTCTCAAGAACCTCACCATGGAACCATTTACACCAAAGGAAACAGAAGTGAacagtgtgagaggaaacccaacactcaaacacacacctgtgtctaCAAATTACCAATGAACAGTGTGAATCTCTCTCATGCTGGGACCTACTACTGTGCTGTCGCCGCATGTGGACATATACTGTTTGGGAACGGGACTAAACTGGACTTTAAGG ACCAGTCATCAATGTATATCATGGCTGGAGCTTTGACATTCACCACCCTCCTGAGTATTTTACTGGCTTTCTTACTGTACAAGAGAGACAAATGTTCAG AGTCTTGTGCCCAATTATCAGCTCGCTCCACATCAAATGAAGAG GGAAACAGAGATGGAGACAATGTCCACTATGCTGCTTTAAGTGTCCACCTGCCTAACAGATCAAGAAGACAGATGGACAATGCAAAGAATGAAAGCATGTACTCCAGTGTTCGACATTAA